A segment of the Acetobacteroides hydrogenigenes genome:
TTACCAAGGAGGACATCCATAAGTACGTTAACGGAGCGGGGAAACCTACCGTACAACGTACCGAAGTAGCCCATGTTGAAGATCAGGTAACCTACGAGCCCCTCACCCAAATCCGAAAAACCATCGCAAAAACGATGTCGCTGTCGAAGCAGAACGCCGTACATATGACAGTGCACGAGGAGGTGGAGATCAGCGAGCTGATGCGCGTAAGGGAGAAGTACAAGGTGGTGCTTGCCGAAAGAAACATCAAGCTAACCTACCTGGCTTTTATCGTTAAGGCAACTGCCCTAGCGCTAAAGCAGCACCCTGCGCTAAACGCCCAGCTCGATTTGGACAACAACCGAATGGTGTACAAGCACTACTTCAACATAGGCATTGCAGTTGACACCCACGAAGGTCTCGTTGTACCCGTTATCAGGAATGCGGATAAGCTATCGATCGCTGAGATTGCAGCGCAAATATCCGCGCTTAGCGAAAAGGCAAAGGAGCGCAAGCTTACCCTCGACGACATGAAGGATGGCACCTTCACCATCACCAACTACGGCGCCATTGGTGGCATATTCGCCAATCCGGTAATCAACTATCCGCAGTCTGGTATTCTTGGTGTGGGTCGATTACTCAAGAAACCTATCGTTAAGGGCGATCAGATAGCCATCGGAAACATACTTCCGCTATCGCTGGCCGTCGACCATCGAATTGTTGATGGTGGCGAAACAACGCGCTTCTTGCTTCGCATCATGCGCTACCTCGAAGATCCAATAGCAATGGAGTTCGAGTAGGATATCAACATTAAAAAGATTGTGTTTATGGAATACGACGTAATCATCATAGGCGCTGGTCCTGCCGGCTACGTAGCCGCAATCAGAGCCGCACAGGTGGGATTGAAAACCGCCATCATCGAAAAGAAGTACATCGGTGGGATGTGCCTAAACTGGGGTTGCATCCCCTCTAAGTCCATCATCGAAAGCGCGAAGCTGTTCAACAGGATGAAGAACAGCGCGGAGTTCGGCATCGAGGGCATAGACCCAAAAGCGCTTACGTTCCGCTGGGATAAGGTGAAGTCTCGCTCGCAGAAGATCACCCGAAAGTTAACTGCTGGCATCGGCTTCCTGCTCAAAAAGAATGGCGTCGACGTTATTATGGGTGAGGCCAAGATTACTGGTAGCGGCTCCGTGGTGGTTGATAATCGGAGCATCACAGCAAAAAGCATCATTATTGCAACGGGCTCCTACCCTGCCCCGCTTAGCGATAAGCTCAGCAACGCCCCGGTGGTTCATCTCGAAAGGATTTTTGACCTTAAGGAGATTCCCGAAAATATTGTTGTTTACGGTAAGGGCGTCATGTCGATAGAGATGGCGCAGTTCTTCCAGCTAATCGGGAAATCGGTTACCGTTGTTTCGGAGGATAGCGAGTTCTTCCCCGGCATCGACGAGTACCTGCAGTCCTTCATCACCCGAAAGCTTAAGGCCGATGGTATTCCTTTCGTAGTGGGCGATCCCGTCGAAAAGTTCGAGGATGGCTACCTGTACGTAAAGGATAAAAAGATTGCCTGCGATGCGCTTGTCAACAGCAGTTTCCGCAACGCCATCATCCCCGAAAGCCAACCTGCGCTATCGCTCAACGAGCAGGGCTTTATTGCAGTCAACGATAGCTTCGAAACCAGCATCCCGGGCGTTTACGCTATAGGCGATGTTAATGGAAAGAGCTTCTTGGCACACATCGCCTCGGCACAAGGGCTGTGGCTGGTTAACCATCTGAAGGGAATCCAAACGGAATTCGCCATCCACAAGTACCCGCTAAACTTCTATACTGTTCCCGAGATTGCGCAGATAGGGCTAACCGAGCAGCAGATTAAGGACGAAGGCATTGAGTACAAGGTGAGCGAGTTTCCGCTAACTGCCAACGGCAAGGCCCTAATCGAAGGGAACACCGAAGGATTCATCCGTATGCTATCCGACAAGAAGTACGGCGAAGTGCTGGGCGTACAGATTGTAGCCGATCACGCCACCGATATGATTGCAGAGGCATCGGCTTACCTACAGATGGAGGGAACCGTATACGATGTGGCACAAACCATACACGCCCACCCTTCTGTATCGGAAATCTTTATGGAAGCGGGGTTCGAGGCGGTGGATAAGGCTATTCACAAGTAATCTAACGCAGCGTTTGGGACTAAACCACCCCGCCCTTCGGGCACCTCCCGCTAAAGCGGGAGAAATCGCACGATGGAAAATTGGAAGGTCCAAGTAAGGTGTAAAAAAAACAATTAAACAGGAATTGTAAGAATCCACACCTAAGTTAAATCAACGCATCTCCCCTCCTTTTCAAGGAGGGGTCGGCGAAGCCGGGGGTGGTTGTAGATGAAATTTCCAACTATACAAGATTCTCTTACAACTCTATCTAAGAAAATAAACCATCAATGATCCCCATTCACCAATACAACCTCCCCGACATCTCCATCCTTGAAAGTGTCGGGGACAGCTACCACATCTGGCATCCCCAGGATACCTATATTGTTTTAGGAGCAGGTAACAAGCCGGAGGAATCGCTCATCGAGGAGTACGTGCTGGCCGACCAAATCGCCGTGCATAAGCGCCCATCGGGCGGACAGACGGTTGTGCTCACGCCCAAGACGCTTGTCGTTTCCGTGCTCCTTCATCAGAATTCGACCTCCAATCCCTTGGAGGCATTCAAGAAGATTAACACCACCATTGCCAACGCCCTCGAGCGCGTTGGGGTCGAGAACTTGGCGCATAAGGGCATCTCCGACATCACCATCGAGGATCGAAAGGTCTTGGGCTCATCAATTTATAGGAGTAAGGATAAGCTATTCTACCATGGCGTGCTCAACGTTGCCGAGCCCAACGCCACCTTCGAGCGTTACCTAAAGCACCCGCCCAAAGAGCCCGACTACCGCAAAGGAAGACCTCATGGCGACTTCGTCACATCCATTGCAACCAACAAAAACGATATTGACATTCGCGACATAGAGCGATCGCTTCACGATGCCATGCATAGGCTGGTAAGTAAACCTTCTGCTCAATAAACATAAGGTTAGTAGTATCGCACCCATTTTCTAATGGCTAATTCCCATATTAAGGACTTACCCTCCAATCAAACTGCGCATTTTCTTAAACGCACGGTACATACCCGAAAATTACAATACTTAACGCCAAACGTACTGATCATGTAATCAA
Coding sequences within it:
- a CDS encoding dihydrolipoamide acetyltransferase family protein, which codes for MRYIFNFPDIGEGLDEGIIAEWHVTKGQQVKSGDPLVLMETDKVVTDIPSPKSGTIVATYGKVGETIHVGSPLVEIEIEGVVGEEAVAEATKKDFVEPSEEPIEEGSFGVVGTIEVAGNKAFLPASEEGVAETPSAEKPQKKALATPVARAMAKEFNVDINSIKGTGPGGRITKEDIHKYVNGAGKPTVQRTEVAHVEDQVTYEPLTQIRKTIAKTMSLSKQNAVHMTVHEEVEISELMRVREKYKVVLAERNIKLTYLAFIVKATALALKQHPALNAQLDLDNNRMVYKHYFNIGIAVDTHEGLVVPVIRNADKLSIAEIAAQISALSEKAKERKLTLDDMKDGTFTITNYGAIGGIFANPVINYPQSGILGVGRLLKKPIVKGDQIAIGNILPLSLAVDHRIVDGGETTRFLLRIMRYLEDPIAMEFE
- the lpdA gene encoding dihydrolipoyl dehydrogenase, which codes for MEYDVIIIGAGPAGYVAAIRAAQVGLKTAIIEKKYIGGMCLNWGCIPSKSIIESAKLFNRMKNSAEFGIEGIDPKALTFRWDKVKSRSQKITRKLTAGIGFLLKKNGVDVIMGEAKITGSGSVVVDNRSITAKSIIIATGSYPAPLSDKLSNAPVVHLERIFDLKEIPENIVVYGKGVMSIEMAQFFQLIGKSVTVVSEDSEFFPGIDEYLQSFITRKLKADGIPFVVGDPVEKFEDGYLYVKDKKIACDALVNSSFRNAIIPESQPALSLNEQGFIAVNDSFETSIPGVYAIGDVNGKSFLAHIASAQGLWLVNHLKGIQTEFAIHKYPLNFYTVPEIAQIGLTEQQIKDEGIEYKVSEFPLTANGKALIEGNTEGFIRMLSDKKYGEVLGVQIVADHATDMIAEASAYLQMEGTVYDVAQTIHAHPSVSEIFMEAGFEAVDKAIHK
- a CDS encoding lipoate--protein ligase family protein, which produces MIPIHQYNLPDISILESVGDSYHIWHPQDTYIVLGAGNKPEESLIEEYVLADQIAVHKRPSGGQTVVLTPKTLVVSVLLHQNSTSNPLEAFKKINTTIANALERVGVENLAHKGISDITIEDRKVLGSSIYRSKDKLFYHGVLNVAEPNATFERYLKHPPKEPDYRKGRPHGDFVTSIATNKNDIDIRDIERSLHDAMHRLVSKPSAQ